In Granulicella mallensis MP5ACTX8, the sequence GGTGCAGCTAGTGGCCCCTTTGGAAATCTCTTTTCAGGTAAAGTCCCCGGTGGTGCAGGTTCATCCTCTGGTGGCATCTTCGCAAGTCTCTTCCATCGATCAGCTAAGGTCGCCAGTCCTGGTGCCTCTGCCGATTCAACAGATGGTGATGACGTAGAGTCACCAGACGATGATGGAGCTGGTTCTGGCGTAGGTACTGTCGTTAGCGGTGGCTTTGGGAAAGTCCTTCCTGAACTGTCTATGTTCGGTGGTGGCTTCGCATTGGGCGGTGGCGTCCAAGCTGGCGTACCGATCGATGTGGGTGAGATGGGAAGGGAACGATTCGTTCCGTCTACTCCCGGCACGATCATCCCGCATAACGCTCTCGGTGGTGGCAGCAACTATTACTCAATAAACGTTGCTAACGGCGTGACCCCCGAACAATTCGATATGAAGTTCAGGGATGCAATGGGTCAAGTTGCACCGCAATTAACGAAGACAACTTCTCAGGCCATGAAAGATCATCAGCGCCGTCAGCCTTCCTCGAAGCGATAACACGGCTTCCTCTCACACATCTTTAGGAACACCTTCATATGTCCACAATCGGCACCTATAACGGCGCTAATATCGTCGCGTTTCCGTGCGCCCCCGGAATCAAACAGCTAAATCTCTCCATGAACGACACAACACCTGTATCGACCTCACCCTTTACAGGTGTTCAGCAGGTCCAGGCATGGCCCGGTGCAGACTTCTGGACTGCCGACCTCACACTCCCGCAGATGACATCTGAAACAGTTGCCGCGTGGGAAGGATTCTTAGGCGAATGCAGAGGTATGACCAATGTGTTCTATCTCGGCCATCCCTTCCACATCTCTCCTAGCGGTTCAGCAAGCGGCACACCTGTCTGTAACGGCGTGACTGCCCCCATGAGCTACACGCTTGCCACTCGTGGATGGACACCGAACACCTATCGTTTACTTCTACCGGGCGATCATCTCCAGATTGGTTATCGTCTGCATCGTGTTCTGACTCAGGTTGATTCCGATGTAAACGGTGGCGCGATCATCTCTGTTTGGCCTTCTATTCGCGAGGCTACGACAGACGGTGAACCGGTCATCCTCAATCGTCCGCAAGGGCTCTTTCGCCTATCCAGCAACAAACGATCCATTCTGAGCGCTGAAACAAGACTGAATGCCGTCACGATCTCCGTGATAGAGGCCAGATAGACATGAGAACAATTGATCCACTCATGTTGGCTGCGCTTCAGGCTTCTGTTGTGGTGCCTGCATTCTTGGCCTCACTTCAATTCAAGTCCGGCCCACAGTACATATGGAGCGGTGTTGGTCCTCTTGTCTACAACTCCAACACCTATCTCGGTGTCGGCTCTCTCGGTGGCGTAGGAACAATCAGTGAGGGAACAGAAGTCCAGGCAGCAGGAACAGCTCTGACTTTATCTGGCATCGATCCTGCACTCTACTCAGCCTGTCTTACTGACATTCAGTTAGGCGCTCCAGCTCAAGTGTGGTTCGCGTGCCTGAATAGCGGGCAGATCATCGGCACACCCTATTTGCTCTTCAGCGGCCAAGTAGACAAGCCACACATCACAACCGGGGCCAATACGATCACCGTTTCTCTTGCTCTAGAGAATCGCCTGGCCAACCTGCAAAGGGCATCTGCTCGGCTATGGACGGCGGCTGACCAGAACATGGAATACCCGACCGACAGCGCCTTCAACTGGGTCGAGATATTGAACGATATCTCGTTGAATTGGGGTTCTTAACCCTCTCTTACCGCCACACAATCAGCAGCGCTCGGTTCATCCATCGCCTATGTGCGCGTGGATTGATTCGCCACGCCTGCGAAGGAACACAGTTACTTGAACATCTACGGTTATATCTATTTGATTCGTAATCGAATCGATGGAAAGGTTTACATAGGACAGACTGCAAGAACTATCGAACAACGATGGAAACAGCACAAGAAAGAAGCGCGTGCTGTGAGAAGCAATGCTCATTTGTATTGCGCGATGAGAAAGCATGGACTGGAATCGTTCGACATCGTTTGTCTTCATCAAGCCTTCAGCAAAGCAGAGTTAGACGACATGGAGCGTCGAGCCATCTTTACTCATGATTCGATGAACCCTGACTTCGGTTACAACAAGACCGATGGCGGTGCAAACGGAAAACGATCCGATGAGACTCGTAAGAGATTGAGCGAGTCACATATGGGACACAAACGCTCTGCTGAGTCCCGTCGAAAGCAAAGCCAATCGCTCATGGGACATTCTTCCGGAATCAAGGGTAAGAAACATTCGCAAGCTACACGGCAAAAGATGAGTGAGTCGCAGAAGGGCAACACCTATTGTCTTGGCAACAAACTCACAAAAGCTCACCGTCGCAAAATCAGTGATGCCGTAAAAGGTGAGAATCACCCGAGCTTCGGTAAGAAACTCTCAGAGACGACACGCCAAAAGATGCGTGAGGCACGACTGAGACGTAAGTCGGAAGCGTCTCCAGCCCTCATCTGGGGCAGCTAATCATGGCGCTTGTAAGACTCCCAAAGTGGGACACACAACTCCTACCTGCATTCATCGCTGCTCACAAAAATGTTTCTTTCAAGTGGGGCACATCGGACTGTTGCCTGATAGCAGCAGATGCGATTCAGGCAATGACAGGCGTGGATATCGCCAGCGACTTCCGGGGCAAATACACCGACGAAGCCTCTGCATTCGCACTCATCAAGTCTGTAGCGAACGGCACAACCGTAGCTGATGCAGCCGCCTATTGTGCAGCCAAGCACGGACTCACCGAATGGTCGAAGCCTTTGCTTGCGCAACGTGGCGATCTTGTCACCATTCAGAACGGAACACAGCTCATCGCTGGCTTCGTCGGCATCGATGGCAGATATGCAATCAGCATCGGTGAAACCGGCCTGATGCAGTTTCCCATTTCAGTCATTACTCGCGCGTGGAAGACCTCCTAAGCAGGCACACGCTCCAGAACACACAAGGTCGCTCATTCAGAGCGGCCTTTCTATTTAGGAACACAAAACACATGAGTAAGGCCTTGGTTGGAGCAAGTGAGCTGATTGGCGCTGTTGGCATGGGTGTCGCCGCATTTCTAGACCCCGCACTCGTAGCGAGTCCCTGGTTCGACAAGATCATGGCATCGCTGGCTATCAGCGGTATCAGTATGGAAGCCGGAGCTATAGCCAACGCTCTCACTGCTAACCGTGGCGTCAACATCACCACTCGTCAAGCTGCCTCATATAGACAAATCATCTATGGGATTCAGCGTGTCGGTGGAATTCAAATCTATCGTTCGACTACAGGCGGTCACCATGACCAATTCAATTATGTAATCGTCATCGCTACTCATGAATGTTTCGCCATTGAGAATCTTTACCTTGACGGCAGACAGGTTTATTGGGATACCACCAGCGCTGGCAACACCACACAAAACGGATATAACTTCGGTGGCAATGCTGACGGTAATTCCCACCAAGGCCCTAACGGCGTTCAATACAATTTCGGGACTCTTGTCTACTGTGAAGCTCGCTATGGAGAACAACTTCCTGGTGATGTCATCGGTGGTCTCACCGCAAACGATCCTACCTGGGCTGCATCATCCGGCAAGTCTCCCTTTGTAGGCGGCTGCACGTACGTCTATCTCAAAGTTGAATATGACTCGTCTATGTTTCCTTCTGAGCCTGAAGTAAGGTTCACGGTGCATGGAAAGCCTGTCGTTGACCCTCGCGTAGGAACAACGCCCACATACTCTGCCAATGCAGCCCTCATCATCAATGATGTTCTGACTGACCCTGAATGGGGCCTCGGTGACGACAGCGTAAATCAGGACCAACTGATTGCAGCAGCCAACATTTGTGATGAACAAGTCGCTCTCGCAGCGGGCGGCACAGAAAGCCGATATTCCTGTCATTGGCATTACGACACAGGCACCGCTGTCGGAGATATCATCTCGACGCTCATGGAGTCGATGGGTGGAAAGATCAGCCGAATAGGCGGTCAATGGTTCATCTATCCGGCAGCCTATTACGGACCTTCAGCATCATTCAACAGCGACCACCTGATTGACTCTGTTGATTGGACTACTAAAGGCTTCCGTGACATCTCGAATAGAGTTCGCGGCAAGTACACAGCGCCAAATTTTCCATTCAACGTCGCTGGCAACCTGTACGACTCTAACGGTTGGTACAACGGCCAGATACAGGACAACTTTCCCTTTGCCTTCCAGCCGACTTCATATCCAGACTATGCAGCGGACACTCTCCACGGCTACGCCAATGATGAATACCTGACCGAAGACGGTGGGGTTGTTCTCCCTCTTCAGAAGGATTTCATTCAGGTTCTCAGCATCGCCCAGGCGCAGCGTCTAGCGAAAATTGCGTTACTCCGCAACCGGATGCAAATGGGTTCGGGCACGCTAAAGATGTCTCTTGCCGCTTTCATGTTGCAGCCAATGGACACGTTCAATATGACGTGTTCTCAGATGGGTTGGACAGACAAACTGCTCGAAGTGAACTCATTTCAATTCGCTACCGATCAGACCGATGCAGGGCCTCTCCTCAGCATCACGCTCGGCGTCAATGAAACCGACCCAACAATCTATGACTGGAGCGTAGCCGAAGAGCTGACCGTCTATGACGTGCCAGCCGCTCCATCGCTTCAGGCTCCCTATACTCCTGCACCGCCTACAGACATGGAACTCATCTCCTCGGCTGCGACTGCATTGCTACAGCCTGACGGCTCTGTTGCGCCACGAATCCAAGTCAACTGGACAACACCTCTAGACATCCTCGTCACCCAGATACAGGTTCAGTATCAGCCGGTTGGTGCAGCCAATTGGACGGATGCGGGTTCAGCGTCGGTCAATAGCAATTTCTACTTCATCAGTGGTGTTGTATCCGGCCAGCAGTATGACGTTCGGATTCGATCAATACGCGGTAATGGTGCGACCTCTGTATGGGTGGAACTCGACGGCTTCACCGCAGGATTGGTTCTATCTGTTCAGACTCAGGACGGTGTCGGTAAAGGCTCACTCGTCGGGGAAGCGTATCCCGATGGAACCGCTGCTATCGAGTGCAATCCCTTCACCGCGCTTGTCGGCCAGTTGTCTTTGCCTGTCTTCCCTGGTGGAGCAGTGACGATCTCAGGCCTGACTCAACAAACTCTCTATTACGTGTACTATATCGATCCAACCTATGTGGGCGGCAATGTCACACCGATAGCAACGACAAATCAGTCTGACTTTCTCGGCAAGCTCGGATACTTCCTCATCGACTCTATTGTGACGCCTTTTGCTGGCTCAGGTGGAGGGGGTGGAGGTACAGGAACGAGCGGCGGTAAATACCAGCCAACAACTTTTAGCGATTTAGGAACCAGAACCACCACGACCCCTGCTGCTGCATATGACGGAAATCTAAGTTCATATGCCACGGTATCGGGATCGAGTACCTCTACCTTTGCTGTTGGTAAGACATCGAATACAACAGCGATAGGCAGTGGGGCATGGTCAGGTTTTAACTCCGTAGTTGCCGCCGCCGACATGACCCTGACGGTTATCTGTACTACGATCCTTAGGCAATCGGCCACTTCGCCGAGTGGGAGCGTTAGTATTAATGCCTCTTTAGGAGGAAGCACAACCTCTCCTCTCGCTAATTCAGCAGGAAATTTGACTACCTATACATTGACTGTTCCTACTGGAACCAATCTGTCTGGCATCTCGGTTTTTGTGAATGCTGTTCCGGGTGTTGGTGGAGCATCGAGTTCTGTCCCGAGCGCTTCGTCTTCAGTACAGGCCCAGGTGGCTGAGATTTACATTCAATAACTAAATCCCCTTTGCAGTGAGCGCATAGAAGCCCGATTCCTTTGGGCCTCTATGCCCCTGCATGTCCGCACTACGAGATTCCCCTTCAATGACATATCAATTCAGCCCTCAGGGCCTCTCACTGACCAAACAGTTTGAGGGGCTTAGGCTCACCGCATATCAAGATGTAGCCGGTGTCTGGACAATCGGATACGGCCATACAGGCGATGTCCATCCCGGCCAAACGATCACAAACGAACAGGCAGACAGTCTGCTTCTGTCGGACATGGCGATAGCGATTGCTTGCGTCAATCGTCTGGTCAAAGTCCCGCTCACGCAAGGGCAGTTCGACGCTCTCTGTGACTTCACCTTCAATGAGGGGGTTGGAAACTTCACCACATCCACTCTTCTTCGCGTGCTCAATACAGGCGATTACACCGCAGCCGCGAAGCAGTTCAGCGTTTGGGTGTATGCCGGTGGGAAGGTGCAGGCCGGTCTTGAACGGAGACGCGCAGCCGAGCAAGCCATGTTTAGCGGGAGCGGCGAATAATGCCTCCACAAATCACTCTCCGAGACTTGGATGGAATGCCAAAAGGAGAAATTCACTTAGCAATCGCTAACTCTGAGCGACAAACACTCGGCCTAATGGAACAGAAATTGAATGAACACCGCGAAAAGATAGAGCGCCGACTAGACAATCAGGACGAGAAGCTGGAAACCATGCAACAGGACATCACCTCTCTAGTGGGGACTGATAAAGTCCCTGGCCAGATAGGGCGAAACACTGAATTGCTTGAGGGCCTCGTTGCTAAACACGAAGCATGGCATGAGCAGGACACAGAGTTTCGATCTCACATCACCAGCCAAGTCAGCGAACTGAAAGAGCAACACAAATCTGTCACTAAAGACATTCGCTCTGTTAAGTGGTTCATCACTATTTGTTCTGCGCTCGGCATGGCAGGGAACGCGATTCTCAAAGTCGTGCGGCAAGGCAAAGAACTGTACAAGGCAATTGGTGTCGGTGGAATCCTCTGGATTCTGATTGTTCAGTTTCTACACCTTATCTGGCCTCTTCTTCACGCTTGGCTCCATTGGTAATCGAAGACGGCGCGAATAGGGAAGACACATTCTATTCAGCACTCTTCTAAACATCCCCTTCAGTAACAAATCCCCCCACACATTCATTAGGAAACACACTCAATGGCAAGTCTCACTGCAACGGTGGGTTACACCGTCGTGTCTGCATCTAATCTTCGTGATTCGAGCAGCGCACCAATAACCAATGCAACAATCTATTTCACACCTGTAGACAATAAAGGCAAGCCTCTCTCATACAAGACAGGAGGTGTCGCTCCTGGGCCGACTACGGTCTACAAGGTCTCTGCTGTCGTCACTAATGGCGCGTTTCAAATACTTCTTGCCGATCCTAATCTGACAACCCCAATCAACATTGGCTATGCGGTCAGGCTCATTGACAACGTGACAGGCAACAATCTTCTCGGCCCTGGTTATGGCTGTGTTCAGTGGCCTACAGGTTTGGCCTTCGACTTCGATACCTATGAACCGGACCTTGCAGCTCAGGTCACTGTTCAGCCCGGCCCCATTGGACCTCAAGGTGTAGTCGGTCCTGTTGGTCCTCAAGGCATTCAAGGGAATGTTGGTCCTGTTGGTCCCACTGGACCTCAAGGTGTTCCCGGTATCGCTTCATTGGGAGCGCTTGCTTCGCTTGCCTCAAAACAACCGGCTGGTAGTTCTCTCTTGCAGCTATGCAATGTAGCGGCCTGCACCACAAACGCTTTCTTGAATACAGGAGGCGTCGTAACTCCTAACACCTCGGCCAACGTGGCCGTCAGCGACTACATTCCAATCACAGCAGGGCAGCAGTACATCTCGACTGATTCGCTTCCTAGCGTGCAGCGCATTTCGTATTTCGATCAAAATTTCACATGGGTTGTCGACGATACGACGATGCATGGTGCTGATACGGCTATCTCCGCTCCGTCTAACGCGAACATTGCCTACATGCGGATTACTCTGGCCAACACCCACGTAATCGCCAACCCAAATAGCTTGATGATTAACTACGGAACTGTCCTCGCCCCTTGGCAGGCATATGGTACTTATCCGGGTAGCACGATAGATGCAAAAGATGCGGCTGTAGCCACTACCGCAGCAGCTCAACTTGCGTCTGGGCTTGGTCTGGCGACCCTCCCACATGCTGAACTTGGTATTTGGCCTAACGGTCGCAACCTCATTGACATCAATAATGCTCTTGCAGGCTGTCGCAATGTTGTCGATGGCACAATCAATACAACCGGTGTCGCTGCGTCTTTAAGAAGCAGTCTACTCACACCTTGCGCAGGGCTGAGTTTTGTGTCTTGCGCTATGCAGAACGGCAGCCCCGGAAATGCAAACTTTGGACATTGTTTCTATAAAGCAGACGGTACATTTTTATCTGCTATTCCTACAACGACATTTGCAGCAGGGCAAGCAATTCCAATTCCAAACAATGCTGTTTTTATGAGTTTGATGTGGTCACCTGCAACAGGTAAAGTTCCTTACTTTGCACCTTGTACATCTGCTGGCGGCATTCCTCCAATTATCAATCCATACAGAGGCCGTCCGCTTACGCCACTGACTAACATCAATGTTTGGTTCTGTGGCGATAGTCGCTTAGGTCAATCTTCCATCACTAACGGTTTTTGTGCTGCATCAGGTTGCAATTTGGCAGGACTGGACGCACGCGCTGGCCGGGCATTCTCACAGATATTTGAGATGTACGGTAATGATCCCGTCAATGGCACTAATCAAGGATTCACATCCACAGTTGCAAATCCGACCACAGGGCAACAAGCGCAGACTTATCACAACAGCGGGACTATTGGAAACACCCTTGCACAAGACTTGGCGACTATGGAAATGGTCATCATCGCGCTTGGCACTAACTTTGATTCACCAATGGGAACGTATGTGGACACATCTGCGACAGCGAGCATGTGTGGCTATTTGCGCAGGGCAATTGAGGGCTACCTGCAAGCCAATCCATTCGCCCGATTGATCCTGATTGCCCCGCAGCACAACTCATTTCAGACCGATGTCAACGTTAATGCCTGGAATGCGTTGGAAACCCAAATTGCAAACGACTACGGTGTGCCTGTGCTGAATGAACATGCTACCGGGCAATTCAGCGCCTTCATGGCTACATTACCTGCGGGTGTTTCAGTCGGCAATGTCAACACCCAGCAGACCTACACAATTGACGGAACCCACCCAACTATCTGGGGAGGCTTTTATGTGGAAGGTCCTCTATGGGCACGGTTCGCACAGCATTACGCTTACGCAAAACAGCCTGTGACCGGTGCCGGTGCTAATTTGTATGACTGGTCTACCAAATAAGCGCTTGTTTCTGCATCAGAACAACAAAGAGCCTCATCGTCATTGCGCGGTGAGGCTCTTTTCATTTGCAGAAATAGTGCGATAGCATTGCTTTTATGTGGCGCACCCTACTCACCGTATTTCTTTATATCTTCGCTGCCGCGATTCTTCTAAACGCTCTTCTGAACGTGGTGAAGCTCGTATTGAGAATCTTTCGGAAGAGGCAGAAGAGATCAATTTCAAACTGAGGCACTACCTCAAATTGGGATTTATATGGGCCAAGGCGGATTATGAAAATATAGCGGATTGCTGGCTGATGTGTGCGCTTGGTTCATTTATTCAAGCCGAATGCAACGCAATTGAAACTAAAAAGGCCAGTCCGTGATGGGCGGGCCTTTTGTTGTGCTCACTTGGACGCCTGAAAGCCGGATGTGGTACAAAATTTGGGTGCATGATTCCCGTGCATTCCTCCGGGCCATCTTTCCGAACACCACACCTGAATATCAGTGCAGTTGAATTGGCTTTCCTGCCTCTGTGTCTGCCACACATTTCCAACGAGCACAGAAAGTTATGAATTTCACAACATACAAGGAGAAATGATATGAGCAACATGATATCCGAGAGTGCATTCTTTGCAGAGAACCCCACGGAAGAGAAGTCAACCGATGAACAGGCTCCAACGAAGGAAGCGGTCCTAAAGGCAAGTGAGGACTTCCATGCGATACCGTTGAGCATGGTGGCCGACGCGGATAAGCCTACGGAGGAAAAAGCCCCCGAGAAGTTGAACCCAGCACTTACCGGTCAGGATATGCTCCAACCAAAACGCCAAACGTTCGTAAAACCAAACGAGGACCTCGCGGCACTTGACGCGCTTTAATTGAGCCACCATTAATCAAAGGCACAGGCAATTGAAACGCCCGGCAATCTCTCATGAGGACCGGGCGTTTTCCGTTTAAGGAGACTGTTCCGAACTGATATGGAAGACCGCACGTGACCGGAGAGCAATTCATCAAGCTACGTAAGTGAACTCACTTCATCCTTATCCGGCTCGCTCTCTAACAACCTGAATCAATCAGCACTGCGCCTCATCCTGACAGCAGGGTGGGGCTTTTCTGCTCGCGGATTGGTATTGTGTGCAGCAAAGTACAGCGAAACAAAATCACACCAGAATCACACAGCAGCCCAAAATGGATTTTGATGCTTTTGAGTGAATGCTACGAACCCGCATGGATATTGAGGATTTTTGGTGGCCCGGGCAGGAGTCCAACCTGCGACCTTCGCGTTAGGAGTGCGCTGCTCTATGCAACTGAGCTACCGGGCCCTGGAGTGGAAAGGGAAGAGCGCAACGAACCACAGAAGGAACGAATGCGAACCACTCCTGCTAGTGTACCGCGCCATAGAGGCCGGCTCAGGCGTAAAATTGAG encodes:
- a CDS encoding phage tail protein, giving the protein MSKALVGASELIGAVGMGVAAFLDPALVASPWFDKIMASLAISGISMEAGAIANALTANRGVNITTRQAASYRQIIYGIQRVGGIQIYRSTTGGHHDQFNYVIVIATHECFAIENLYLDGRQVYWDTTSAGNTTQNGYNFGGNADGNSHQGPNGVQYNFGTLVYCEARYGEQLPGDVIGGLTANDPTWAASSGKSPFVGGCTYVYLKVEYDSSMFPSEPEVRFTVHGKPVVDPRVGTTPTYSANAALIINDVLTDPEWGLGDDSVNQDQLIAAANICDEQVALAAGGTESRYSCHWHYDTGTAVGDIISTLMESMGGKISRIGGQWFIYPAAYYGPSASFNSDHLIDSVDWTTKGFRDISNRVRGKYTAPNFPFNVAGNLYDSNGWYNGQIQDNFPFAFQPTSYPDYAADTLHGYANDEYLTEDGGVVLPLQKDFIQVLSIAQAQRLAKIALLRNRMQMGSGTLKMSLAAFMLQPMDTFNMTCSQMGWTDKLLEVNSFQFATDQTDAGPLLSITLGVNETDPTIYDWSVAEELTVYDVPAAPSLQAPYTPAPPTDMELISSAATALLQPDGSVAPRIQVNWTTPLDILVTQIQVQYQPVGAANWTDAGSASVNSNFYFISGVVSGQQYDVRIRSIRGNGATSVWVELDGFTAGLVLSVQTQDGVGKGSLVGEAYPDGTAAIECNPFTALVGQLSLPVFPGGAVTISGLTQQTLYYVYYIDPTYVGGNVTPIATTNQSDFLGKLGYFLIDSIVTPFAGSGGGGGGTGTSGGKYQPTTFSDLGTRTTTTPAAAYDGNLSSYATVSGSSTSTFAVGKTSNTTAIGSGAWSGFNSVVAAADMTLTVICTTILRQSATSPSGSVSINASLGGSTTSPLANSAGNLTTYTLTVPTGTNLSGISVFVNAVPGVGGASSSVPSASSSVQAQVAEIYIQ
- a CDS encoding lysozyme; amino-acid sequence: MTYQFSPQGLSLTKQFEGLRLTAYQDVAGVWTIGYGHTGDVHPGQTITNEQADSLLLSDMAIAIACVNRLVKVPLTQGQFDALCDFTFNEGVGNFTTSTLLRVLNTGDYTAAAKQFSVWVYAGGKVQAGLERRRAAEQAMFSGSGE
- a CDS encoding NUMOD3 domain-containing DNA-binding protein; translated protein: MNIYGYIYLIRNRIDGKVYIGQTARTIEQRWKQHKKEARAVRSNAHLYCAMRKHGLESFDIVCLHQAFSKAELDDMERRAIFTHDSMNPDFGYNKTDGGANGKRSDETRKRLSESHMGHKRSAESRRKQSQSLMGHSSGIKGKKHSQATRQKMSESQKGNTYCLGNKLTKAHRRKISDAVKGENHPSFGKKLSETTRQKMREARLRRKSEASPALIWGS
- a CDS encoding DUF6950 family protein, which encodes MALVRLPKWDTQLLPAFIAAHKNVSFKWGTSDCCLIAADAIQAMTGVDIASDFRGKYTDEASAFALIKSVANGTTVADAAAYCAAKHGLTEWSKPLLAQRGDLVTIQNGTQLIAGFVGIDGRYAISIGETGLMQFPISVITRAWKTS